A stretch of Aedes aegypti strain LVP_AGWG chromosome 2, AaegL5.0 Primary Assembly, whole genome shotgun sequence DNA encodes these proteins:
- the LOC5572439 gene encoding UDP-glucuronosyltransferase 2B7, with protein MRSKAVVALLLLSILCLSGVSCEKVLFLIPFPGSSHWLMFKHFIRELTERGHEVTAVTSYKFGEAIDNYTEVLIDPSYPILEKFPISAVYSSQDYQNDFKNLLLYWRLGLETSRYALESANVQKFIKREDQHFDLIVAEQFFQESLLMFAHKFDAPIITISTIGYSDYMDRAMGLLTPWSFVPHMLLDCDDQMSFYQRAYNVLLSTVDYIGRELYYLPQQNKLAMEIFDRFVDHHGPLPTVQSLEKSISAMLVNSHQTLAKPRPSMVGIANIAGAHIKPPKPLPQDLQKFMDEAEHGVIYFSLGAYLQSSLMPLEKRSILLNVFAKLQQRVIWKYESGDLTDVPDNVLIRRWAPQNDILAHKNVILFISHGGLFGTFESMHHGVPTLFIPFFADQPRNAARGVRSGYARKLSFKDITEDSLFENIREMVQNKEYSTRAQEISVIFRDRLVDPMNESIFWMEYVMRNKGARHLKSQAVNLSLVQYLLLDIVASVLVAGVVFEMVLKVCCLCRKQKDTRYKKKQN; from the exons ATGAGGTCGAAAGCAGTCGTTGCTCTTCTCTTGCTCTCCATACTGTGCTTGAGTGGCGTCAGCTGCGAAAAAGTACTCTTTTTGATCCCTTTTCCTGGATCTAGTCATTGGttgatgtttaaacattttATAAGGGAACTGACCGAAAGAGGTCATGAGGTAACAGCTGTGACAAGTTACAAGTTTGGTGAAGCTATTGACAACTATACTGAAGTGCTGATTGATCCCAGTTATCCCATCCTTGAAAAAT TTCCGATTTCGGCAGTTTACAGCTCACAAGATTATCAGAATGATTTCAAAAACCTGCTCCTGTATTGGCGCCTGGGGCTGGAAACGAGTCGTTATGCTCTGGAGAGTGCCAACGTACAAAAGTTTATTAAACGTGAAGATCAACATTTTGACCTCATCGTGGCTGagcaattcttccaggaaagTTTGCTTATGTTTGCCCACAAGTTCGATGCTCCGATCATCACCATCAGCACCATCGGTTATTCGGACTACATGGATCGGGCAATGGGATTGCTTACTCCATGGTCATTCGTGCCTCATATGCTACTGGATTGTGACGATCAGATGAGCTTTTATCAACGTGCTTACAATGTGCTTCTTTCAACGGTTGATTACATTGGCCGAGAGCTGTATTATCTCCCCCAACAGAACAAACTGGccatggaaatttttgatcgtTTTGTTGATCATCATGGGCCTTTGCCAACTGTTCAATCGCTGGAGAAATCTATCTCAGCGATGTTGGTCAACAGCCATCAAACTTTGGCAAAGCCACGGCCTTCCATGGTTGGTATCGCAAACATTGCAGGAGCTCATATCAAACCACCAAAACCTCTACCACAagatcttcaaaagtttatggACGAAGCTGAACATGGAGTTATATATTTTTCACTTGGAGCATATCTGCAGAGTTCGCTAATGCCCCTGGAAAAACGATCTATTCTGTTGaatgtttttgcaaaattgcAACAACGCGTTATATGGAAATATGAGTCAGGTGACCTGACGGACGTTCCCGACAATGTCCTGATTCGAAGGTGGGCTCCCCAGAACGACATCCTCGCTCATAAAAATGTGATTCTGTTTATCTCTCATGGTGGTCTGTTCGGGACGTTCGAATCGATGCATCATGGAGTGCCCACGTTATTCATACCGTTCTTTGCCGATCAGCCTCGAAATGCTGCCCGAGGAGTTCGCAGTGGATATGCCAGAAAACTGTCGTTCAAGGATATCACGGAGGATTCATTATTCGAGAACATTAGGGAAATGGTTCAAAATAAAGAGTACTCAACGAGGGCGCAGGAGATTTCCGTAATTTTCCGGGATAGACTGGTGGATCCGATGAACGAGTCAATCTTTTGGATGGAGTATGTTATGCGGAACAAGGGTGCAAGGCATTTGAAATCTCAGGCGGTGAATCTTTCATTGGTGCAGTACCTTTTGTTGGATATTGTAGCTTCTGTGCTAGTagctggagtagtttttgaaatggttttgaaaGTATGTTGTTTGTGTAGAAAACAGAAGGACACTAGATATAAAAAGAAACAGAATTGA